A single region of the Salvia miltiorrhiza cultivar Shanhuang (shh) chromosome 8, IMPLAD_Smil_shh, whole genome shotgun sequence genome encodes:
- the LOC130998365 gene encoding uncharacterized protein LOC130998365, translated as MLCHYTHEIGTGEKYHFYGPSWALYVWTLERVPGFGHMVAASSGDPTAHPRCLRWTFRGKPRLHGLRDLFEGQGGVLPLEPDGDDLSNHYFISALTPGELSVSFRPPDNPLARGVQFPQQTGARVVEERGDEEDVPSQPRMTRSHSVRGPVRDARPHEPAHHSVDPGKRLLLLCPSSWQMLHFFGLRRLILEDSSACVLVPSPPPRCLPSFGRPA; from the exons ATGTTATGCCATTATACGCATGAGATAGGAACCGGCGagaagtatcacttctacggtccttcgtgggctttatatgTCTGGACATTGGAGCGCGTCCCGGGCTTCGGACACATGGTCGCAGCATCTAGCGGTGATCCGACAGCGCACCCTCGGTGTTTGAGATGGACTTTCAGGGGTAAGCCCCGGCTTCACGGTCTGCGCGATCTATTCGAGGGACAG GGTGGTGTCCTGCCCCTGGAGCCCGATGGTGACGATCTGTCGAATCACTACTTCATATCAGCGCTGACACCGGGCGAACTCTCGGTGAGCTTCAGGCCCCCCGACAACCCATTAGCTCGGGGTGTCCAATTTCCACAGCAGACCGGAGCCCGTGTTGTGGAGGAGCGCGGGGACGAGGAGGATGTACCTAGTCAACCTCGTATGACTCGCAGTCACAGTGTTCGGggccctgtgagggatgctcgaccCCACGAGCCGGCTCATCATTCAGTAGATCCGGGCAAGCGCCTTCTCTTGCTGTGTCCTTCTTCATGGCAGATGCTGCACTTCTTTGGTTTACGACGCCTGATACTAGAAGACTCATCGGCTTGTGTGCTGGTGCCTTCACCACCACCTCGATGTCTACCTTCTTTTGGGCGCCCCGCTTGA